A DNA window from Trichosurus vulpecula isolate mTriVul1 chromosome 2, mTriVul1.pri, whole genome shotgun sequence contains the following coding sequences:
- the LOC118835487 gene encoding zinc finger protein 850-like: MEQSVRKVPKMLSLELVTFKDVAVDFTPEEWGLLDHPQKELYKEVMLVNAQNLLSVGLPVPREDLICYLEEREAPWLLEQEGLRSCCPGPVRGEKPYECNQCRKAFRSASELTVHLRIHTGEKPYECKQCGKAFRWRNNLAAHQRIHSGEKPYECNQCRKAFRSTSELTVHLRIHSGEKPYECNQCGKAFRCRNTLVEHQRIHSGEKPYECNQCGKAFRCRKNLVAHQKIHTGEKPYECNQCGKAFRCRKNLAIHQKIHTGEKPYECNQCGKLFRCTNNLAAHQRIHTGEKPYECNQCGKAFRCRNTFAEHERIHTGEKPYECNQCGKAFTRRSQLAKHRRIHTGEKPYECYQCGKAFICSSSLAKHQKIHTGEKSYECKQCRKAFTQSSVLAAHQKIHIGGKPHECDQCGKAFRCTNSLAAHKRIHSGEKPYECNQCGKAFSYSSSLRKHRKIHTGEKSYECKQCRKAFTQSSVLAAHQKIHIGGKPHECDQCGKAFRCTNSLAAHKRIHSGEKPYECNQCGKAFSYSSSLRKHRKIHTGEKSYECKQCRKAFTQSSVLAAHQKIHIGGKPHECDQCGKAFRCTNSLAAHKRIHSGEKPYECYQCRKAFRSSSALTVHLRIHTGEKPYECKQCRKAFTQSSHLAVHQRIHSGEKPYECNQCRKAFRSTSDLDVHLRIHIGEKPYECNQCGKAFRCRKNLTEHQRIHTGEKPYECNQCGKAFRCRKNLTEHQRIHTGEKPYECNQCGKAFRCRNNLAAHQKIHTGEKPYECNQCGKAFTQSSHLAKHLRIHSGEKPYECHQCRKAFRCRNNLAAHQRINTGEKPYEKPYECNQCAKAFRSTSDLAVHQRIHTGEKPYECKPCRKAFTQSSSLSAHQKIHTAEKPDECNQCRKAFRSTSDVARIHTGEKPYECEQCMNAFTKKPYLTTHQRIHTGEKPSECKQCGKAFTQSSDLAAHQRIHTGKKIYECHQCGNAFSCSLKLTQHQKIHSRETL; the protein is encoded by the exons ggagagaaaccatatgaatgtaatcaatgcagAAAGGCTTTTAGAAGTGCCTCTGAACTTACTGTACATctaagaatccacactggagaaaaaccttatgaatgcaagcagtgtggaaaggctttccgtTGGAGGAAcaatcttgctgcacatcagagaatccacagtggagagaaaccatatgaatgtaatcaatgcagAAAGGCTTTTAGAAGTACCTCTGAACTTACTGTACATCTaagaatccacagtggagagaaaccttatgaatgtaatcaatgtggaaaggctttccgtTGCAGGAACACTCTtgttgaacatcagagaatccacagtggagagaaaccttatgaatgtaatcaatgtggaaaggctttccgtTGCAGGAAAAATCTTGttgcacatcagaaaatccacactggagagaaaccttatgaatgtaatcaatgtggaaaggctttccgtTGCAGGAAAAATCTTGCTatacatcagaaaatccacactggagagaaaccttatgaatgtaatcaatgtggaaagctTTTCCGTTGCACGAAcaatcttgctgcacatcagagaatccacactggagagaaaccttatgaatgtaatcaatgtggaaaggctttccgtTGCAGGAACACTTTTGCTGAACatgagagaatccacactggagagaaaccttatgaatgtaatcaatgtggaaaggctttcacacggAGATCCCAGCTTGCTAAACATcggagaatccacactggagaaaaaccttatgaatgttatcaatgtggaaaggctttcatttGCAGCTCCAGTCTTGctaaacatcagaaaatccacactggagaaaaatctTATGAATGCAAGCAGtgtagaaaggctttcacacagagctctgttcttgctgcacatcagaaaatccacattGGAGGAAAACCTCATGAAtgtgatcaatgtggaaaggctttccgtTGCACGAACAGTCTTGCTGCACATaagagaatccacagtggagagaaaccttatgaatgtaatcaatgtggaaaggctttcagttaCAGCAGCAGTCTTCGTAAACATcggaaaatccacactggagaaaaatctTATGAATGCAAGCAGtgtagaaaggctttcacacagagctctgttcttgctgcacatcagaaaatccacattGGAGGAAAACCTCATGAAtgtgatcaatgtggaaaggctttccgtTGCACGAACAGTCTTGCTGCACATaagagaatccacagtggagagaaaccttatgaatgtaatcaatgtggaaaggctttcagttaCAGCAGCAGTCTTCGTAAACATcggaaaatccacactggagaaaaatctTATGAATGCAAGCAGtgtagaaaggctttcacacagagctctgttcttgctgcacatcagaaaatccacattGGAGGAAAACCTCATGAAtgtgatcaatgtggaaaggctttccgtTGCACGAACAGTCTTGCTGCACATaagagaatccacagtggagagaaaccatatgaatgttaTCAATGCAGAAAGGCTTTCCGAAGTTCCTCTGCACTTACTGTACATctaagaatccacactggagaaaaaccttatgaatgcaagcagtgtagaaaggctttcacacagagttcccatcttgctgtacatcagagaatccacagtggagagaaaccttatgaatgtaatcaatgcagAAAGGCTTTTAGAAGTACCTCTGACCTTGATGTACATCTGAGAATCCACattggagaaaaaccttatgaatgtaatcaatgtggaaaggctttccgtTGCAGGAAAAAtcttactgaacatcagagaatccacactggagagaaaccttatgaatgtaatcaatgtggaaaggctttccgtTGCAGGAAAAAtcttactgaacatcagagaatccacactggagagaaaccttatgaatgtaatcaatgtggaaaggctttccgtTGCAGGAAcaatcttgctgcacatcagaaaatccacactggagagaaaccttatgaatgtaatcaatgtggaaaggctttcacacagagttCCCATCttgctaaac ATCtgagaatccacagtggagagaaaccgtATGAATGTCATCAATGCAGAAAGGCTTTCCGTTGCAGGAACAATCTTGCGGCACATCAGAGAATcaatactggagagaaaccttatgaa aaaccttatgaatgtaatcaatgtgcaAAAGCTTTTAGAAGTACCTCTGACCTTGCTgttcatcagagaatccacactggagagaaaccttatgaatgtaaaccTTGTAGAAAGGCCTTTACACAGAGCTCCAGTCTTTctgcacatcagaaaatccacactgcaGAGAAACCTGatgaatgtaatcaatgcagAAAGGCTTTTAGAAGTACCTCTGACGTTGCT agaatccatactggagagaaaccttatgaatgtgaacAGTGTATGAACGCTTTCACAAAGAAGCCCTATCTTActacacatcagagaatccacactggagagaaaccttctGAATGTAAAcagtgtggaaaggccttcacACAGAGCTCtgatcttgctgcacatcagagaatccacactggaaagAAAATTTATGAATGCCATCAATGTGGAAATGCTTTCAGTTGTAGCTTGAAGCTTActcaacatcagaaaatccattcaagagaaaccttatga